A genomic segment from Streptomyces sp. NBC_01233 encodes:
- a CDS encoding DnaB-like helicase N-terminal domain-containing protein has translation MPIVPRPDPEFGLADIPPNPPVYYAEQALLGALLLDPHRIKTIGPLDPGRFASANHRALFAAMATLTAPPPDLHVKEPVWITAVLAHARPHARGLTPSYLHALAGACPDPAHAPAYARMVRSDHARRTVLMHAGHLVQAATDPGLPNPAAVTLRRADALTALLDHLASSFPSHPGSLPRTPPPAPQDHQEGPESAGEEQLLLSTAAAYPAALASMRWLRPEDFTTALYGGLYRCLTSLASRGEPVDKVTVLWEAQQNGLLTPAFGPQDVLELLDTPAGPPEHWGEQILRRALLRHAYLAGLHVQAFAQDLTNSPHQVITGSRRALAHLAGVRARWQHATGQPTAARPPVPASRAGPSHPRTSAPAASPRSSR, from the coding sequence ATGCCCATCGTCCCGCGGCCCGACCCGGAGTTCGGCCTGGCGGACATCCCGCCGAATCCACCCGTCTACTACGCCGAGCAGGCCCTTCTCGGCGCCCTTCTCCTCGACCCGCACCGGATCAAGACGATCGGCCCCCTCGACCCCGGTCGCTTCGCCTCCGCCAACCACCGGGCACTCTTCGCGGCGATGGCCACGCTCACCGCACCGCCCCCGGACCTCCACGTCAAGGAGCCGGTGTGGATCACAGCCGTCCTCGCCCACGCACGCCCTCACGCCCGCGGGCTGACCCCCAGCTACCTCCACGCCCTGGCTGGCGCCTGCCCCGATCCCGCCCACGCCCCCGCCTACGCGCGGATGGTCCGGTCCGACCACGCCCGACGAACCGTCCTCATGCACGCCGGCCACCTCGTCCAGGCCGCCACCGACCCCGGGCTCCCCAACCCCGCCGCCGTGACGCTGCGCCGCGCGGACGCTCTCACCGCGCTCCTCGATCACCTGGCCTCTTCTTTCCCCTCCCACCCCGGCTCACTGCCCCGCACCCCTCCGCCGGCACCGCAGGACCACCAGGAGGGCCCTGAATCCGCCGGGGAGGAGCAGCTGCTGCTGTCGACGGCCGCCGCGTATCCGGCGGCATTGGCGTCGATGCGGTGGCTTCGCCCGGAGGACTTCACCACCGCGCTGTACGGGGGGCTGTACCGGTGCCTGACCTCTCTGGCCAGCCGGGGCGAGCCGGTCGACAAGGTGACCGTGCTCTGGGAGGCACAGCAGAACGGTCTGCTCACGCCCGCGTTCGGCCCGCAGGACGTCCTAGAGCTGCTGGACACCCCGGCAGGACCGCCGGAGCACTGGGGCGAGCAGATCCTGCGACGTGCCCTCTTGCGCCACGCGTACCTCGCGGGCCTGCACGTCCAAGCCTTCGCTCAGGACCTGACGAACTCCCCACACCAGGTGATCACCGGCAGTCGTCGGGCCCTCGCCCACCTCGCCGGGGTCCGGGCCCGCTGGCAGCACGCCACAGGCCAGCCGACCGCCGCACGCCCACCAGTCCCGGCCTCCCGGGCCGGTCCTTCCCACCCGCGGACCAGCGCCCCAGCCGCCTCCCCGCGGTCTTCCCGATAA
- a CDS encoding DNA cytosine methyltransferase, which translates to MRRYVFDLFAGPGGWSHALQVLGVRDIGLEWDEWACKTRARAGQVTIRTDVAMYPVGPLVGRTDGFIASPPCQAWSVAGRRLGLVDQPLVHRAVADLAAGRDTRAKLLAACKDPRSLLAAEPMRYLHALNSVGEPEWVLMEEVPDVLPLWRQYAAILRTWGFSAWTGILNAADWGVPQTRRRAILIASRIRVAEPPTPTHAQTAEPESLFGPGREKWVSMAEALGWGATDRPVPTVCAGGGPGGGPEPFPSGARKTLTDARDRGTWKPPTSRPAAQRKRTRPSRSDSPACICGRHPWAWSLRSNNQANATIRAIDEPAGTLFFGHRANECVWVAEPAGTATGGEATAPDPIRITAAEAGALQTFPAGYPWAGTKGAQFSQIGNAVPPLLAGHLLAPHLGKSLTRADFILAA; encoded by the coding sequence GTGAGGCGCTACGTCTTTGACCTCTTCGCGGGTCCGGGGGGCTGGAGCCACGCCCTGCAAGTCCTCGGCGTTCGGGACATAGGCCTGGAGTGGGACGAGTGGGCGTGCAAAACCCGTGCGCGTGCTGGGCAGGTGACGATCCGCACCGATGTGGCGATGTACCCGGTGGGGCCACTGGTCGGCCGCACCGACGGGTTCATAGCGAGCCCGCCGTGTCAGGCGTGGTCCGTGGCCGGCAGGCGGCTCGGGCTGGTGGACCAGCCGCTGGTCCACCGAGCCGTCGCGGACCTCGCCGCTGGCCGTGACACCAGGGCGAAGCTCCTGGCCGCGTGCAAGGACCCCCGGTCCCTGTTGGCCGCGGAGCCCATGCGCTATCTCCATGCCCTGAACTCGGTGGGCGAGCCGGAGTGGGTCCTCATGGAGGAAGTCCCGGACGTCCTGCCTCTGTGGCGACAGTACGCCGCCATCCTCAGGACCTGGGGCTTCTCCGCCTGGACCGGAATTCTCAACGCCGCCGACTGGGGTGTTCCGCAGACGCGGCGACGGGCGATCCTGATCGCCTCCCGGATCCGCGTGGCCGAACCGCCGACGCCGACTCATGCCCAGACTGCCGAGCCCGAGTCGTTGTTCGGCCCGGGTCGCGAGAAGTGGGTGTCCATGGCGGAGGCGCTCGGCTGGGGAGCCACCGACCGTCCCGTCCCGACGGTCTGCGCAGGCGGCGGCCCGGGCGGAGGGCCGGAGCCCTTCCCGTCCGGGGCCCGCAAGACGCTCACCGATGCCCGCGACCGCGGCACCTGGAAGCCCCCCACCTCGCGCCCCGCCGCCCAGCGGAAGCGAACGCGTCCGTCCCGCTCCGACTCTCCGGCCTGCATCTGCGGGAGGCACCCCTGGGCCTGGTCGCTCCGGAGCAACAACCAGGCCAACGCCACCATCCGCGCCATCGACGAGCCGGCCGGGACCTTGTTCTTCGGGCACCGGGCGAACGAGTGCGTGTGGGTCGCGGAACCCGCGGGCACCGCTACCGGCGGGGAGGCGACCGCTCCCGATCCCATCCGGATCACCGCCGCCGAAGCAGGGGCGCTGCAGACCTTTCCCGCGGGCTATCCGTGGGCCGGCACGAAGGGAGCGCAGTTCAGCCAGATCGGCAACGCTGTCCCGCCCCTGCTGGCCGGCCACCTCCTGGCGCCGCATCTCGGGAAGAGCCTCACTCGTGCCGACTTCATCCTGGCCGCCTGA
- a CDS encoding type IV secretory system conjugative DNA transfer family protein, which yields MPPNRPDSSNDFTDLAFKVLLGALAVAIPWANLAWLGANSTTWLTGAGAWAPYDPANALLHPERLWPTTGSTALVIGRLIVPGVLLATLALVALSLWKKRAGGGTKKKVVGMAKARDIEPLLAKSLNGKARSLRPSLKEVKNLAPKDTGILLGNIAGSRTEVRMNFEDVAVAIMAPRSGKTTTLAIPMILSAPGPVLLTSNKAAGDAYTCCLDARGTVGRTWSMDPQQIAHAERTMWWNPLADADSLEGAGRLAGHFLTAAVDASQQGDFWSKAASNVLSQLFLAAALDQRPITDVMSWLAFPADRTPLDLLRDHGFTAVASQLKGTVEGPPETRDGIFETSRQYAACLLNADIAKWVTPQKDADEFKPRDFVTSTDTLFLLSKDGGGGASALIAACADSVMRTATAQAERAGGRLDPPMICVLDEAANVCKISDLPDLYSHLGSRGIIPITILQSYRQGQRVWGDAGMDAMWSASTIKVIGSGIDDPDFADKLSRMIGDHDVETTSTSTSDSGKSTSVSMRQERILPADAIRALPKGSGLLFATGMRPAMLDMRPWYLEPGASELSAASARASKAITARAIAKVTPGQSDFGTAA from the coding sequence TTGCCGCCCAACCGACCCGACTCCTCCAACGACTTCACCGACCTGGCCTTCAAGGTGCTGCTCGGCGCCCTGGCCGTGGCCATCCCCTGGGCCAACCTCGCCTGGCTGGGCGCCAACAGCACCACCTGGCTGACCGGTGCAGGCGCTTGGGCCCCGTACGACCCGGCCAACGCTCTCCTCCACCCGGAACGGCTGTGGCCCACCACCGGCAGCACCGCCCTTGTGATCGGCCGTCTCATCGTCCCCGGGGTCCTCCTGGCCACGCTCGCACTCGTCGCACTCAGCCTGTGGAAGAAGCGCGCCGGCGGGGGGACGAAGAAGAAGGTCGTGGGGATGGCCAAGGCCCGGGACATCGAACCCCTTCTTGCCAAGTCCCTCAACGGCAAGGCCCGATCACTGCGTCCCAGCCTGAAGGAGGTCAAGAACCTCGCGCCCAAGGACACCGGGATCCTCCTCGGTAACATCGCCGGGAGCCGTACCGAGGTCCGGATGAACTTCGAAGACGTGGCCGTCGCGATCATGGCACCCCGGTCGGGCAAGACGACCACCCTGGCCATTCCCATGATCCTGTCCGCCCCCGGCCCAGTCCTCCTGACCTCGAACAAGGCCGCCGGCGACGCCTACACCTGTTGCCTCGACGCCCGCGGCACGGTGGGCCGGACCTGGTCGATGGACCCGCAGCAGATCGCCCACGCGGAGCGGACCATGTGGTGGAACCCGCTCGCCGACGCCGACAGCCTCGAAGGGGCCGGCCGCCTCGCCGGCCACTTCCTGACCGCCGCCGTCGATGCCAGCCAGCAGGGCGACTTCTGGTCCAAGGCCGCCTCCAACGTGCTGAGCCAGCTGTTCCTCGCGGCCGCACTCGACCAGCGCCCCATCACCGACGTCATGAGCTGGCTCGCATTCCCCGCCGACCGAACCCCGCTCGACCTCCTGCGCGACCACGGCTTCACCGCCGTCGCCTCCCAGCTCAAGGGCACCGTGGAAGGGCCGCCGGAGACACGAGACGGCATCTTCGAAACCAGCAGGCAATACGCCGCCTGCCTCCTCAACGCCGACATCGCGAAGTGGGTCACCCCACAGAAGGACGCGGACGAATTCAAGCCCCGCGACTTCGTGACCAGCACCGACACCTTGTTCCTCCTGAGCAAGGACGGCGGCGGCGGCGCCTCCGCCCTCATCGCAGCCTGCGCGGACTCCGTCATGCGCACCGCGACAGCCCAGGCCGAGCGCGCCGGCGGGCGGCTCGACCCGCCCATGATCTGCGTCCTCGACGAGGCCGCAAACGTCTGCAAAATCTCAGACTTGCCCGACCTGTACTCCCACCTCGGCAGCCGCGGCATCATCCCCATCACGATCCTGCAGTCCTACCGGCAGGGGCAGCGCGTCTGGGGTGATGCCGGTATGGACGCCATGTGGAGCGCCTCCACCATCAAGGTCATCGGCAGCGGTATCGACGACCCCGACTTCGCGGACAAGCTGTCCCGGATGATCGGCGATCACGACGTCGAGACCACCTCCACCTCGACTTCCGACTCCGGGAAGTCCACGTCGGTCTCCATGCGGCAGGAGCGGATCCTGCCGGCCGACGCCATCCGCGCCCTCCCCAAGGGGTCCGGCCTCCTCTTCGCCACCGGCATGCGCCCCGCGATGCTCGACATGCGCCCCTGGTACCTGGAGCCCGGCGCCAGCGAGCTGTCCGCCGCCTCCGCCCGCGCTTCGAAGGCCATCACCGCCCGAGCCATCGCCAAGGTGACACCGGGCCAGTCCGACTTCGGGACCGCCGCGTAA
- a CDS encoding DUF317 domain-containing protein has product MNEELRAFIEDKKGKFHCEVSPRHLAGAGDPRHITHSLRAAGWKHDGDRGLPQVSLTSPDRSLGLVLAPFSPHQAWSVGSALMFVPDYWHAGFTRNAPVEIIAGLTDSLIRPAPAHAPPDLWETLAAAGWNASDGPHGREASAPGQGLKIQQFGSDSRDDDRFWWRIQAVEETYGGGVETVWSAALDQTTPTHVMAGLIKELANPAALLRGSHDQGAHYRATEGAVFAAGPQIVEAHVARLDAARAGARALARAAKLPSARPYSPAPAATAAATGRRR; this is encoded by the coding sequence GTGAACGAGGAACTGCGAGCCTTCATCGAAGACAAGAAGGGCAAGTTCCACTGCGAGGTCAGCCCCCGCCACCTGGCCGGTGCGGGGGACCCACGGCACATCACGCACAGCCTGCGCGCGGCGGGCTGGAAGCACGATGGTGACCGCGGTCTCCCGCAGGTCTCCCTGACGAGCCCCGACCGCTCACTGGGTCTCGTCCTCGCCCCCTTCTCACCACACCAAGCGTGGTCGGTGGGCAGCGCCCTGATGTTCGTGCCCGACTACTGGCACGCCGGGTTCACCCGCAACGCCCCGGTCGAGATCATCGCGGGACTGACCGACTCCCTCATCCGACCAGCCCCCGCCCACGCTCCACCAGACCTGTGGGAGACGCTGGCTGCCGCCGGATGGAACGCCAGCGACGGTCCCCACGGGCGCGAGGCCTCAGCACCCGGCCAGGGACTGAAGATCCAACAGTTCGGGTCGGACAGCCGGGACGACGACCGCTTCTGGTGGAGGATCCAGGCCGTCGAGGAGACCTACGGCGGCGGGGTCGAAACGGTCTGGTCTGCCGCCCTTGACCAAACCACCCCTACGCACGTCATGGCCGGCCTGATCAAGGAGCTCGCCAACCCGGCCGCCCTGCTCCGAGGTTCACACGACCAAGGCGCCCACTACCGAGCGACTGAGGGCGCCGTGTTCGCCGCCGGGCCCCAGATCGTGGAAGCCCATGTCGCACGCCTGGACGCGGCGCGCGCCGGGGCCCGAGCCCTCGCCCGAGCAGCCAAGCTGCCGTCCGCCCGGCCGTACTCGCCCGCCCCGGCCGCAACTGCCGCGGCGACGGGCCGCCGCCGGTAG
- a CDS encoding DUF317 domain-containing protein, whose translation MTRQWQGWGPGGELPEQHYLIEPRHLAGGGDIRHVTEYLRASGWADRTPRAGTPVVFDSPDQSVRIGYNVAATPPGWTVSGRATPEQDAWHVTLTAYVPVEIIAGFTDALTQPRPAHAPNVWAPLEEQNWATARGKHFTATSPDGDAWIQFHQNGQGKAHWWAGARTEHGRAWDAVFSQTTPMHLVQEFATALADPQPVMRPRGHVPATDRIRTTSVSVLPSDLAAWKQARVTAARSATWAKNAWAARQPRKAAPRAHTSRSGAAAGRR comes from the coding sequence ATGACTCGGCAGTGGCAAGGATGGGGACCGGGGGGCGAGCTCCCTGAGCAGCACTACCTGATCGAGCCCCGGCACCTGGCCGGCGGCGGCGACATCCGGCACGTCACCGAGTACCTCCGTGCCAGCGGATGGGCCGACAGGACGCCCCGTGCCGGTACTCCGGTCGTCTTCGACAGCCCGGACCAGTCCGTCCGGATCGGGTACAACGTCGCCGCCACACCCCCGGGCTGGACGGTCTCCGGTCGAGCCACCCCGGAACAGGACGCCTGGCATGTGACCCTCACCGCGTACGTTCCCGTCGAGATCATCGCGGGGTTCACGGACGCGCTGACGCAGCCCCGCCCGGCGCACGCCCCGAACGTGTGGGCGCCGTTGGAGGAGCAGAACTGGGCGACCGCCCGCGGGAAGCACTTCACCGCGACCAGCCCGGACGGCGACGCCTGGATCCAGTTCCACCAGAACGGGCAGGGCAAGGCGCACTGGTGGGCCGGCGCCCGAACCGAACACGGACGGGCCTGGGACGCGGTGTTCTCCCAGACCACCCCGATGCACCTGGTCCAGGAGTTCGCCACCGCCCTCGCCGACCCCCAGCCCGTGATGCGGCCACGAGGTCACGTACCGGCCACCGACAGGATCCGCACCACCTCGGTGTCCGTCCTGCCCTCCGATCTCGCCGCCTGGAAGCAGGCGCGCGTCACCGCCGCCCGCTCCGCGACCTGGGCCAAGAACGCTTGGGCCGCCCGTCAGCCTCGCAAGGCCGCACCCCGCGCGCACACCTCGCGGAGCGGTGCCGCAGCCGGACGCCGTTAA